From Clavelina lepadiformis chromosome 9, kaClaLepa1.1, whole genome shotgun sequence, the proteins below share one genomic window:
- the LOC143470699 gene encoding retinol dehydrogenase 14-like isoform X1 → MAEEQQRTASGGWVRSDVRMDGKTVVITGADQGIGFETALDLARRGARVIMGSRKTDDGEKAKAKILKECPDANVVAIKLNLASFVSIHVFARRINDNEPRLDVLINNAAITGCPKSTTVEGFDMQMGVNHIGHFLLIELLINLLKTSAPSRIIIVSSSVHKLGEMKWADMMHNVNYSPLPMYFQTKLANVYFCLELSRRLRGSEVTCNCLNPGLVRGEGYSCPFKCFFTCCCCCLDRAVHISPQEGAQTSLYCAIAPELQEVSGKYFNKCAEERLSNRASNAEAAKQLWLMTEEWIDDILRDSPPLSPSEQIPVLRESP, encoded by the exons ATGGCTG AAGAGCAGCAAAGAACGGCTTCAGGAGGTTGGGTGCGATCCGATGTGAGGATGGACGGCAAGACTGTTGTCATCACCGGAGCAGATCAAGGAATCGGTTTTGAAACTGCTCTTGATCTTGCACGCAGAGGAGCAAGAGTGATCATGGGCAGCCGTAAAACCGACGACGGAGAGAAAGCGAAAGCAAAA ATACTCAAAGAATGTCCCGACGCCAATGTGGTGGCGATTAAGCTGAATTTGGCTTCTTTTGTGTCAATCCATGTATTTGCAAGAAGAATTAACGACAACGAGCCTCGTCTTGATGTACTCATCAATAATGCCG CTATCACGGGTTGCCCTAAGTCAACAACTGTTGAAGGCTTTGACATGCAAATGGGCGTCAACCATATCGGACACTTTCTCCTAATTGAGCTGCTTATCAACTTGCTGAAG ACAAGTGCTCCAAGTCGCATAATTATTGTGTCCTCGAGTGTCCATAAACTTGGTGAAATGAAGTGGGCTGATATGATGCATAATGTCAATTATTCCCCACTGCCCATGTACTTTCAAACCAAGCTGGCAAACGTATATTTCTGCCTAGAACTCAGCAGAAGACTTAGAG GATCTGAGGTCACGTGCAATTGTTTAAATCCGGGGTTGGTTCGTGGAGAAGGATATTCCTGTCCTTTTAAATGCTTCTTCACCTGCTGCTGTTGTTGCTTGGACCGCGCAGTCCACATATCGCCACAAGAGGGCGCACAGACATCTCTTTACTGCGCAATTGCTCCGGAACTGCAAGAAGTTTCcggaaaatatttcaa CAAATGCGCCGAGGAACGACTGAGCAACCGTGCGAGCAACGCGGAAGCAGCGAAGCAACTGTGGCTAATGACTGAGGAATGGATTGATGATATCTTGCGAGATAGTCCTCCACTCTCTCCGTCAGAGCAAATACCTGTGCTTAGAGAGTCACCTTAA
- the LOC143470699 gene encoding retinol dehydrogenase 14-like isoform X2 produces MAEQQRTASGGWVRSDVRMDGKTVVITGADQGIGFETALDLARRGARVIMGSRKTDDGEKAKAKILKECPDANVVAIKLNLASFVSIHVFARRINDNEPRLDVLINNAAITGCPKSTTVEGFDMQMGVNHIGHFLLIELLINLLKTSAPSRIIIVSSSVHKLGEMKWADMMHNVNYSPLPMYFQTKLANVYFCLELSRRLRGSEVTCNCLNPGLVRGEGYSCPFKCFFTCCCCCLDRAVHISPQEGAQTSLYCAIAPELQEVSGKYFNKCAEERLSNRASNAEAAKQLWLMTEEWIDDILRDSPPLSPSEQIPVLRESP; encoded by the exons ATGGCTG AGCAGCAAAGAACGGCTTCAGGAGGTTGGGTGCGATCCGATGTGAGGATGGACGGCAAGACTGTTGTCATCACCGGAGCAGATCAAGGAATCGGTTTTGAAACTGCTCTTGATCTTGCACGCAGAGGAGCAAGAGTGATCATGGGCAGCCGTAAAACCGACGACGGAGAGAAAGCGAAAGCAAAA ATACTCAAAGAATGTCCCGACGCCAATGTGGTGGCGATTAAGCTGAATTTGGCTTCTTTTGTGTCAATCCATGTATTTGCAAGAAGAATTAACGACAACGAGCCTCGTCTTGATGTACTCATCAATAATGCCG CTATCACGGGTTGCCCTAAGTCAACAACTGTTGAAGGCTTTGACATGCAAATGGGCGTCAACCATATCGGACACTTTCTCCTAATTGAGCTGCTTATCAACTTGCTGAAG ACAAGTGCTCCAAGTCGCATAATTATTGTGTCCTCGAGTGTCCATAAACTTGGTGAAATGAAGTGGGCTGATATGATGCATAATGTCAATTATTCCCCACTGCCCATGTACTTTCAAACCAAGCTGGCAAACGTATATTTCTGCCTAGAACTCAGCAGAAGACTTAGAG GATCTGAGGTCACGTGCAATTGTTTAAATCCGGGGTTGGTTCGTGGAGAAGGATATTCCTGTCCTTTTAAATGCTTCTTCACCTGCTGCTGTTGTTGCTTGGACCGCGCAGTCCACATATCGCCACAAGAGGGCGCACAGACATCTCTTTACTGCGCAATTGCTCCGGAACTGCAAGAAGTTTCcggaaaatatttcaa CAAATGCGCCGAGGAACGACTGAGCAACCGTGCGAGCAACGCGGAAGCAGCGAAGCAACTGTGGCTAATGACTGAGGAATGGATTGATGATATCTTGCGAGATAGTCCTCCACTCTCTCCGTCAGAGCAAATACCTGTGCTTAGAGAGTCACCTTAA